In Perca fluviatilis chromosome 3, GENO_Pfluv_1.0, whole genome shotgun sequence, the following proteins share a genomic window:
- the tjp1a gene encoding tight junction protein ZO-1 isoform X7, with protein MKYQKYITVMQMAMGVTASNKDCLPTKRQLWVTPQDEETSPSGAPGCSDEPTGATGGAGAMAITATSTLSLPMSQGKPSLRRIKGRIHRSKSLDSMDLLDSNSTVGAAEDHPTFTHLHTARACGGTQTRAKESPWVNRSWNQTVGRHMHACVSAAMEETVIWEQHTVTLHRAPGFGFGIAISGGRDNPHFQSGETSIVISDVLKGGPAEGLLQENDRVVMVNAVSMDNVEHAYAVQQLRKSGKNAKITIRRKRKVQIPVSRPGDRETMSEHEEEDSDEDDGHDHHSGHGSQSAFGGASGGTGTGTGRRHDRERSNSGRRDHSASRERSISPRSDRRSQTSSAPPRPAKVTLVKSRKNEEYGLRLASHIFVKDISPESLAARDGNIQEGDVVLKINGTVTENLSLIDAKKLIERSKGKLKMVVQRDDRATLLNIPDLDDSIPSANNSDRDDISEIHSLTSDHSNRSHGRGSRSRSPDRPEPSDLLRHSPRQISNGSHRSRDEDRISKPGAMPIVRSSDDGVLSQASDQASSRDDKLLPPLPEPKPVYAQPGQPDVDLPVSPSDAPVPSAAHDESILRPSMKLVKFKKGESVGLRLAGGNDVGIFVAGVLEDSPAANEGLEEGDQILRVNNVDFANIIREEAVLFLLDLPKGEEVTILAQKKKDVYRRIVESDVGDSFYIRTHFEYEKESPYGLSFNKGEVFRVVDTLYNGKLGSWLAIRIGKNHQEVERGIIPNKNRAEQLSSVQYTLPKTPGGDRADFWRFRGLRSSKRNLRKSREDLSAQPVQTKFPAYERVVLREAGFLRPVVLFGPIADVAREKLAREEPDVFELAKTQQQHGGEKSEPRDAGTDQKSTGIIRLHTIKQIIDRDKHAVLDITPNAVDRLNYAQWYPIVVFLNPDTKQGVKTMRTRLCPESRKSARKLFERALKLRKNNHHLFTTTINLNNMNDGWFGALKETIQQQQNQLVWVSEGKADGAAEDDLDIHDDRLSYLSAPGSEYSMYSTDSRHTSDYEDTDTEGGAYTDQELDETLNDDVGPPTEPAITRSSEPVREDPPVIQEPPGYASFQHTVQPDPLNRIDPAGFKAPVPQQKAEAAAVPSIPQQPEPLAETVPPAVDVTVKTVGGLSLDEAPAAHSQPSPNPEAGSLRRPTPELAPQSVTPEPLQSGLASSEPKMFQKDPYSTDNTGRIGHSMKPVTYNPQQGYHPDQQPYRDYDHPPSRYDVSSSGVSSGGGYPEPKYRNYDSNPPYENSVPQYDQQQWNPYSQTLSTANSQGYDPRLPYGDGPDSQYTPPLRYDEPPPHQGFNGRPRYGKPTGPVRYDDPPPPGPDLHYDQDSHLSTYPSAAHSPEPAAQRPAYNQGPTPQQKSYKPQQHDPVPVNSETSPTPPPKAEAPSPSPADASKPFPTRDEQPDDPAMRPQSVLTRVKMFENKRSVSVDRARDTADSSGNKAADLPLKAGGVIPKANSLSNLDQEKTFRAPGPQQPQPPQPQSKVADDIVRSNHYDPDEDEDYYRKQLSYFDRLQAGPNKPQPQAQTTNNYTRTESVEKPSPVEKKYEPVPQVTPSLPPATLPKPAPEAKAPGRDDTVQTNFLPHKSFPEKSPVNGTSVHPPKAAPPATSYNRYAPKPYTMSAKPFARMFDSPKFNHNLLPNDKPETASKGQSPSPVKPQIPPQPMNTDHDSGLDTFTRTMDHRSKHQHNNINAVPKAIPVSPSALDDDEDEDEGHTVVATARGIFNSNGGVLSSIETGVSIIIPQGAIPESVEQEIYFKVCRDNSILPPLDKEKGETLLSPLVMCGPHGLKFSKPVELRLPHCASMTPDGWSFALKSSDSSSGDPKSWQNKSLPGDPNYLVGANCVSVLIDHF; from the exons AGTGCAGCGATGGAGGAAACGGTGATATGGGAACAGCACACAGTGACCCTTCACAGA GCCCCAGGGTTTGGGTTTGGTATTGCCATCTCAGGTGGACGAGACAACCCTCATTTCCAGAGTGGGGAGACGTCCATTGTGATATCTGATGTGCTGAAAGGAGGTCCTGCAGAGGGACTGCTACA aGAAAATGATCGAGTGGTGATGGTCAATGCAGTCTCTATGGACAACGTAGAGCATGCCTACGCAGTGCAGCAGCTCCGAAAGAGTGGCAAAAATGCAAAGATA ACTATTCGTCGGAAAAGGAAAGTGCAGATTCCCGTTTCTCGGCCAGGGGACAGGGAGACGATGTCAGAGCACGAGGAAGAAGACAGTGATGAGGATGATGGCCATGACCACCACAGTGGGCATGGTAGCCAAAGTGCCTTTGGAGGAGCAAGTGGAGGCACTGGCACTGGCACTGGCAGGCGTCATGATCGTGAGCGTAGCAACAGCGGCAGGCGGGATCACAGTGCCTCGCGGGAGAGGAGCATCTCACCACGCTCTGATCGCCGATCACAAACCTCCTCTGCTCCACCCAGGCCTGCCAAGGTCACTCTTGTCAAGTCCCGCAAAAATGAAG AATATGGACTGCGGTTGGCCAGCCACATCTTTGTGAAGGACATCTCTCCTGAGAGCCTTGCTGCCAGAGATGGAAACATCCAGGAGGGAGATGTTGTACTTAAG ATCAATGGCACCGTTACAGAGAACCTATCACTAATAGATGCCAAGAAGCTGATTGAGAGGTCAAAGGGCAAGTTGAAAATGGTGGTGCAGAGAGATGATCGAGCGACGCTGCTCAACATTCCCGACCTTGATGACAGCATCCCATCAGCCAATAACTCCGACAGAGATG ACATTTCAGAAATACACTCACTGACATCAGACCATTCCAATCGATCCCACGGACGAGGTAGTCGATCACGTTCGCCTGACAGGCCCGAACCATCGGACCTTCTCCGTCACTCACCGCGGCAGATCAGCAATGGCAG CCATCGAAGTCGAGATGAGGATCGTATATCTAAACCAGGGGCCATGCCTATAGTCAGAAGCTCTGATGATGGTGTCTTGTCACAGGCTAGCGACCAGGCCAGCTCCAGAGATGACAAACTGTTACCTCCGCTGCCGG AACCAAAGCCAGTTTATGCACAGCCTGGTCAGCCTGACGTGGACCTGCCCGTCAGCCCCTCGGATGCCCCTGTACCCAGCGCGGCTCATGATGAGAGCATCCTCAG GCCGAGTATGAAGCTGGTCAAGTTCAAGAAGGGAGAGAGTGTTGGTCTGCGGTTAGCAGGAGGGAACGACGTGGGAATTTTTGTGGCAGGTGTTTTGGAGGACAGTCCTGCAGCCAATGAGGGGCTTGAGGAGGGAGACCAGATTCTCAGG GTGAACAATGTGGACTTTGCCAACATCATCAGGGAGGAGGCTGTGCTGTTTCTGCTGGATCTCCCAAAAGGAGAAGAAGTTACTATTTTGGCTCAGAAGAAGAAGGATG TGTATCGGAGGATAGTGGAATCGGACGTGGGTGACTCCTTCTACATTAGGACACATTTTGAATATGAAAAAGAGTCACCGTATGGACTGAGCTTTAACAAGGGCGAGGTGTTCCGAGTAGTGGACACGCTCTACAACGGCAAATTAGGATCCTGGCTTGCTATCCGTATTGGCAAGAATCATCAGGAAGTGGAAAGAGGCATCATCCCCAACAAGAACAG AGCTGAGCAGCTATCCAGTGTGCAGTACACCCTCCCCAAAACACCAGGGGGCGACAGAGCGGACTTCTGGAGATTCCGTGGATTGCGAAGCTCGAAGAGGAATTTGCGGAAGAGCAGGGAAGACCTGTCAGCCCAGCCAGTTCAGACCAAGTTCCCTGCCTATGAGAGGGTGGTGCTGAGGGAAG CTGGGTTCCTGAGGCCTGTGGTTCTCTTTGGGCCGATAGCAGATGTGGCCAGAGAGAAACTGGCCAGGGAAGAGCCAGACGTTTTTGAACTAGCAA aaACACAGCAACAACACGGAGGGGAAA AGAGTGAACCTAGGGATGCAGGAACCGACCAGAAAAGCACCGGCATCATTCGCCTTCACACCATCAAACAGATCATTGACCGG GACAAGCACGCAGTGCTGGACATCACCCCTAATGCAGTGGACCGTCTGAACTACGCTCAGTGGTATCCAATTGTGGTGTTTCTCAACCCAGACACAAAGCAGGGCGTCAAGACCATGAGGACCCGCCTTTGCCCTGAGTCTAGAAAGAGCGCCAGGAAGCTTTTTGAACGAGCCCTCAAATTACGAAAGAACAACCACCACCTCTTTACCA CGACTATTAACTTAAACAACATGAATGATGGTTGGTTTGGAGCACTAAAAGAGACaatccagcagcagcagaaccaGCTGGTGTGGGTTTCAGAGGGCaaa GCTGACGGGGCAGCTGAGGATGACCTGGACATCCACGACGACCGCCTGTCCTACCTGTCGGCGCCAGGCAGTGAGTATTCTATGTACAGCACTGACAGCCGCCACACCTCCGACTACGAGGACACGGACACAGAGGGTGGAGCCTATACTGACCAGGAGCTGGATGAAACGCTGAATGATGACGTGGGTCCACCCACGGAGCCTGCCATCACCCGCTCGTCTGAGCCTGTCCGCGAGGACCCGCCTGTCATCCAGGAGCCCCCTGGCTACGCTAGCTTCCAGCACACAGTGCAGCCGGACCCCCTGAACCGCATTGACCCGGCTGGATTCAAGGCACCAGTGCCGCAGCAG AAAGCAGAGGCCGCTGCCGTCCCTAGCATCCCCCAGCAGCCTGAGCCCCTGGCTGAGACAGTGCCCCCTGCTGTCGACGTTACTGTAAAAACTGTAGGGGGTCTGAGCCTTGACGAGGCTCCTGCAGCTCACAGCCAGCCAAGCCCCAACCCAGAGGCTGGCTCACTTAGGAGGCCCACCCCTGAGCTAGCACCTCAGAGCGTCACACCAGAACCTCTACAGTCTGGACTGGCCAGTTCAGAACCAAAG ATGTTTCAGAAGGATCCATACAGCACAGACAACACTGGGAGAATCGGTCACAGTATGAAGCCTGTGACTTACAACCCTCAACAGGGATATCACCCTGACCAGCAGCCATACAGAGATTATGACCACCCACCTAGTCGGTATGATGTCAGCAGCAGTGGAGTCAGCAGCGGAGGTGGTTACCCAGAACCAAAGTACCGAAACTATGACTCTAACCCGCCCTACGAGAACAGTGTGCCTCAGTACGACCAACAACAGTGGAACCCCTACAGCCAAACGCTGTCTACTGCCAATTCCCAGGGCTACGATCCCCGTTTGCCATACGGCGACGGCCCGGACTCCCAGTACACCCCTCCTCTCCGCTATGACGAGCCACCACCTCATCAGGGATTCAACGGACGGCCTCGCTACGGTAAACCGACAGGGCCTGTCCGTTATGATGATCCTCCACCTCCAGGGCCTGACCTGCACTACGACCAAGATTCTCACCTGAGCACGTACCCCTCAGCTGCCCACTCCCCAGAACCTGCTGCTCAGCGGCCTGCCTACAACCAGGGACCAACGCCGCAACAAAAGAGTTACAAACCTCAGCAGCATGACCCTGTTCCTGTGAACTCTGAAACTAGCCCCACACCACCTCCCAAAGCAGAGGCACCCTCACCTTCCCCTGCAGATGCTTCAAAGCCTTTCCCTACCAGAGATGAGCAACCGGATGACCCTGCCATGCGGCCACAGTCAGTCCTGACAAGGGTCAAGATGTTTGAGAACAAACGCTCTGTGTCCGTGGATAGAGCCAGAGATACAGCGGATTCTTCTGGAAACAAG GCAGCCGATTTACCTTTGAAAGCAGGTGGAGTAATCCCTAAAGCAAATTCTCTGAGCAACCTGGATCAAGAGAAGACCTTTAG AGCCCCAGGGCCTCAGCAGCCTCAGCCGCCTCAGCCTCAGTCCAAGGTAGCTGATGACATTGTGCGCTCCAACCATTATGACCCTGATGAGGACGAGGACTACTACAGGAAACAGCTGTCTTACTTTGATAGGCTCCAGGCCGGTCCCAACAAACCCCAGCCACAAGCACAAACAACTAACAACTACACAAG GACGGAGTCGGTGGAGAAACCAAGTCCAGTGGAGAAAAAATATGAACCAGTTCCCCAGGTGACGCCTTCTCTGCCACCAGCCACACTGCCCAAACCTGCACCTGAAG CCAAAGCTCCGGGCCGAGACGACACTGTCCAGACCAACTTCCTGCCTCACAAGAGTTTCCCTGAGAAGTCTCCGGTTAATGGCACTAGTGTACATCCTCCAAAAGCAGCTCCACCAGCAACCAGCTACAACCGCTACGCGCCCAAGCCCTACACTATGTCTGCCAAGCCGTTTGCGCGCATGTTCGACAGTCCTAAGTTCAACCACAACCTTCTGCCCAATGACAAGCCTGAGACTGCTTCAAAG GGCCAGAGCCCCAGCCCAGTGAAGCCTCAGATTCCCCCGCAGCCCATGAACACAGACCATGACAGTGGTCTGGATACTTTCACTCGCACTATGGACCACCGCTCCAAACACCAGCACAACAACATCAACGCTGTTCCCAAGGCCATCCCTGTGAG CCCCAGTGCCCtggatgatgatgaggatgaggatgagggcCACACGGTGGTTGCAACTGCTCGAGGTATATTCAACTCTAATGGTGGCGTCCTGAGCTCCATCGAGACAGGTGTCAGCATAATTATCCCACAGGGTGCCATCCCTGAAAGTGTGGAGCAGGAGATCTACTTCAAAGTCTGCAGAGACAACAGCATCCTACCACCACTCGACAAGGAGAAAG gAGAGACTCTGCTCAGCCCTCTGGTGATGTGTGGACCTCATGGCCTCAAGTTTTCGAAGCCTGTGGAGCTGCGCTTACCTCACTGTGCGTCTATGACCCCTGATGGTTGGTCTTTTGCTCTAAAATCCTCCGACTCCTCGTCGG GTGACCCAAAAAGCTGGCAGAACAAGTCTCTTCCCGGAGACCCCAACTACCTGGTGGGAGCCAACTGCGTTTCTGTGCTCATTGACCACTTTTAA